The following are from one region of the Hydrogenophaga sp. BPS33 genome:
- a CDS encoding DUF1501 domain-containing protein, whose translation MTSISSPPTAWPRRRWLQAAGAGLLLAGPGLRMAFAASAQARGKLVVVMLRGALDGLAAVPAMGDPQWTALRPLPKDAKPDATTPLPLHDGFALHPSLVQLHRWYGDGQLLVVHAVASPYRERSHFDAQQLLESGGQRPFELATGWLGRALQVSGQRAVALSPAMPVALRGAPAASTWTPTRAAAPDSDLMARIAQTYQSDPMLSDLLDQALAQRQTLGGGSREPGMGAGAGSAAAFAGLARQAGRFLSDGAGPDVAWLDLDGWDTHTQQASRLQRQLAALDTGLAALRESLGERWADTTVLVMTEFGRSAAFNGSAGTDHGTGGVAFLAGGAVAGGRVLTDWPGLGRRDLLEGRDLRPTRDIRTLLAPLLQRHLGADRATLAKALPGAPAGAIDLWTA comes from the coding sequence ATGACATCGATCTCGTCCCCACCCACCGCCTGGCCGCGCCGCCGCTGGCTGCAGGCCGCCGGGGCCGGTCTGTTGCTGGCCGGTCCGGGCCTGCGCATGGCCTTCGCCGCGAGCGCGCAGGCGCGCGGCAAGCTGGTGGTGGTGATGCTGCGGGGCGCGCTCGACGGGCTGGCCGCCGTGCCGGCCATGGGCGATCCGCAGTGGACCGCCTTGCGCCCGCTGCCCAAAGATGCCAAGCCCGATGCCACGACGCCTTTGCCGTTACACGACGGCTTCGCACTGCACCCCTCCCTTGTGCAATTGCACCGCTGGTACGGCGACGGCCAGTTGCTGGTGGTGCACGCGGTGGCCAGCCCCTACCGCGAGCGTTCGCACTTCGATGCGCAGCAATTGCTGGAGAGCGGCGGGCAGCGCCCGTTCGAGCTGGCCACCGGTTGGCTGGGCCGCGCGCTGCAAGTCAGTGGCCAACGCGCCGTGGCGCTCAGCCCGGCCATGCCGGTGGCCCTGCGTGGCGCGCCCGCCGCCAGCACCTGGACACCCACGCGCGCGGCCGCGCCCGACAGCGACTTGATGGCCCGCATCGCACAGACCTACCAGAGCGACCCCATGCTCTCGGACCTGCTCGACCAGGCCCTCGCGCAACGCCAGACCCTGGGCGGTGGCAGCCGCGAGCCCGGCATGGGCGCGGGCGCCGGCAGCGCCGCCGCGTTCGCGGGGCTGGCGCGCCAGGCCGGCCGCTTCCTGTCCGATGGCGCAGGCCCGGACGTGGCCTGGCTCGATCTGGACGGGTGGGACACCCACACCCAGCAGGCCTCGCGCCTGCAGCGCCAGCTTGCCGCGCTCGATACCGGGCTGGCCGCGTTGCGCGAATCGCTGGGCGAACGCTGGGCCGATACCACCGTGCTGGTCATGACCGAATTCGGCCGCTCGGCCGCGTTCAACGGCAGTGCCGGTACCGACCACGGCACCGGTGGCGTGGCCTTTCTGGCGGGCGGTGCGGTGGCGGGCGGCCGCGTGCTCACCGACTGGCCGGGGCTGGGCCGCCGCGATCTGCTCGAAGGGCGCGACCTGCGCCCCACGCGCGACATCCGCACGTTGCTCGCGCCGCTGTTGCAGCGCCACCTGGGTGCCGACCGCGCCACCCTGGCCAAGGCCCTGCCCGGCGCGCCCGCTGGCGCCATCGACTTGTGGACCGCGTGA
- a CDS encoding DUF3106 domain-containing protein, with protein sequence MHPSLPTRATLLAVLFTVASAVQAAPEVPDPQAWAQLTPQQQNERRQALQRELATATPAERRVFQAQMRERLVELSPAERKALVGQTRQRWQSLSPEEKQQLTQQRRERILAMTPQERRQLLEQRRQMLSKLSPEERAALREKLPDR encoded by the coding sequence ATGCACCCATCGCTGCCGACCCGTGCCACGTTGCTGGCCGTGCTTTTCACCGTGGCCAGCGCCGTGCAGGCCGCCCCCGAGGTGCCCGACCCCCAGGCCTGGGCACAACTCACGCCCCAACAGCAAAACGAACGCAGGCAAGCTCTTCAACGCGAACTCGCCACCGCCACGCCGGCCGAGCGCCGCGTTTTCCAGGCGCAAATGCGCGAGCGCCTGGTGGAACTCTCGCCGGCCGAGCGCAAGGCGCTGGTGGGGCAGACACGCCAACGCTGGCAATCGCTCTCGCCCGAAGAGAAGCAGCAATTGACCCAGCAGCGGCGCGAGCGCATCCTCGCCATGACGCCCCAGGAGCGTCGCCAGTTGCTCGAACAGCGCCGCCAAATGCTCTCGAAGTTGTCCCCCGAAGAGCGCGCAGCCTTGCGCGAGAAACTCCCAGACCGCTGA
- a CDS encoding DUF1800 domain-containing protein, translating to MAFDDAFAPAIASHRFGLSQISLASVGPDPRAWVLGQLRSPALFDNAGLRDSTAAAALARLLRQRSGPQSDERRQLREGNLLALRRRWQHQIETATPVYERWVMFWANHFTVAAIKNTTAGMVWPFENEAIRPHAMGRFAPLLRAATTHPGMLFYLDNAQSIGPDSRAGQRRARGLNENLARELLELHTVGVRSGYTQADVRELARLLTGWTAGRSPQNEGAQFVPALHEPGRKTVLGRTYGEGPEALDAVLNDLARHPATADHLADKLVRHFVADDPPPALVQAVSRRFRESDGDLLQTAEALFGHEQAWAAHRPGKARRPEELLLSAHRLLQLPMGTPEREIGALTTMGQPVGRAPSPQGWPDRQDDWLSPDALLKRVEWAVAMGRGAGSLADARQLAELAWGPALSRDTRGQIARAESGAQALTLLLASPEFQRR from the coding sequence ATGGCCTTCGACGACGCCTTCGCCCCCGCCATCGCCTCGCACCGTTTCGGCCTGAGCCAGATCAGCCTGGCCAGCGTGGGCCCGGACCCGCGCGCCTGGGTGCTCGGGCAATTGCGCAGCCCCGCGCTGTTCGACAATGCCGGCCTGCGAGACAGCACGGCCGCTGCCGCGCTGGCGCGTCTGCTGCGGCAGCGTTCCGGGCCGCAGAGCGACGAGCGCCGCCAGTTGCGCGAGGGCAATCTGCTCGCGCTGCGCCGGCGCTGGCAGCACCAGATCGAAACCGCCACGCCGGTCTATGAACGTTGGGTGATGTTCTGGGCCAACCACTTCACGGTCGCGGCCATCAAGAACACCACAGCAGGCATGGTGTGGCCGTTCGAGAACGAGGCCATCCGCCCGCATGCCATGGGCCGCTTTGCCCCGCTGCTGCGCGCGGCCACCACGCACCCGGGCATGTTGTTCTACCTGGACAACGCGCAATCCATCGGGCCCGACTCGCGCGCCGGCCAGCGCCGTGCGCGTGGCTTGAACGAAAACCTCGCGCGCGAACTGCTGGAGCTGCACACCGTGGGCGTGCGCAGCGGCTACACACAGGCCGACGTGCGCGAGCTCGCGCGCCTGCTCACGGGCTGGACCGCGGGGCGCTCGCCGCAAAACGAAGGTGCGCAGTTCGTGCCCGCGCTGCACGAGCCAGGCCGCAAGACGGTGCTGGGGCGCACCTATGGCGAGGGGCCCGAGGCCCTGGACGCCGTGTTGAACGATCTGGCCCGCCACCCGGCCACCGCCGATCACCTGGCCGACAAGTTGGTGCGCCACTTTGTGGCCGACGATCCGCCGCCCGCGTTGGTACAGGCCGTGTCCCGGCGCTTTCGCGAATCGGATGGTGACCTGCTGCAGACCGCCGAAGCGCTCTTCGGCCACGAGCAGGCTTGGGCCGCGCACCGGCCCGGCAAGGCGCGCCGGCCCGAAGAGTTGCTGCTCTCGGCGCACCGCCTGCTGCAGCTGCCCATGGGTACGCCCGAGCGCGAGATCGGCGCACTCACCACCATGGGCCAGCCCGTGGGCCGCGCGCCCTCGCCGCAGGGTTGGCCCGACCGGCAGGACGATTGGCTCAGCCCCGATGCGCTGCTCAAGCGCGTCGAATGGGCGGTGGCCATGGGCCGCGGCGCGGGCAGTCTGGCCGACGCGCGCCAACTGGCCGAATTGGCCTGGGGGCCCGCGCTGTCGCGCGACACCCGCGGCCAGATCGCGCGCGCCGAAAGCGGTGCGCAGGCCCTCACGCTGCTGTTGGCCAGCCCCGAGTTCCAACGTCGCTGA
- a CDS encoding RNA polymerase sigma factor codes for MHASPLALPAPFLPADSLRAQLMLAAGFLGAPRRWRGARPTARDSGWTLWQRACEGDPGSAASLVQHLTPAALAMARHMLGRREDAEDAVQESFLRLWNARPQDAHGAQLSTYFNTIVLNRCRTQLVRRRELGMDPADLSALQDTQQSQTEAFADDSVWTRVSPPQWMQALAALPARQRMALAMWAYADASAAEIGQALEIDTNGAHQLLHRAKARLRQALQGEST; via the coding sequence ATGCACGCAAGCCCATTGGCCCTTCCCGCCCCGTTCCTGCCGGCAGATTCCTTGCGCGCGCAGTTGATGTTGGCCGCCGGCTTTCTCGGTGCACCCCGCCGCTGGCGCGGCGCGCGCCCGACGGCTCGGGACAGCGGCTGGACCCTGTGGCAACGTGCCTGCGAGGGCGACCCCGGCAGTGCCGCATCCCTGGTGCAACACCTCACACCGGCGGCGCTGGCCATGGCGCGCCACATGCTCGGCCGCCGCGAAGATGCGGAGGACGCGGTGCAGGAGTCGTTCCTGCGCCTGTGGAACGCCCGCCCCCAGGACGCGCACGGCGCTCAGCTGTCGACCTACTTCAATACCATCGTGCTCAACCGCTGCCGCACGCAGCTGGTGCGCCGACGCGAACTCGGCATGGACCCCGCCGACCTCAGCGCCTTGCAGGACACGCAGCAATCGCAGACCGAGGCCTTCGCGGACGACAGCGTGTGGACGCGTGTCTCTCCGCCGCAATGGATGCAGGCGCTGGCGGCCTTGCCGGCGCGCCAGCGCATGGCCTTGGCGATGTGGGCCTATGCCGATGCCAGCGCGGCCGAGATCGGCCAGGCCCTGGAGATCGACACCAACGGCGCGCACCAACTGCTGCACCGCGCCAAGGCCCGGCTGCGCCAGGCTTTGCAAGGAGAGAGCACATGA